In Xyrauchen texanus isolate HMW12.3.18 chromosome 45, RBS_HiC_50CHRs, whole genome shotgun sequence, a single window of DNA contains:
- the LOC127637639 gene encoding platelet glycoprotein 4-like, with translation MTCCDQKCGLITGTVLGALIAVLGGILIPVGNLVIKNTVNKEVVLEEGTLAFDTWTSVDISVYRQFWIFDVQNPYDVLTQGAKPKLQQKGPYTYKTRFIPKTNITFYDNDTVSFVLPAGAIFDSSMSVGSEEDIITSLNLAVAGVYSFLDHKLANWFIQRSNSSLFQNRTVREVLWGYKDPMLNSMLGVFYPYNGTSDGPYTVFTGKDDVNKVATIDRWQGEKSLSYWNDSYCNMINGTDGASFAPFLDKTKPLYFFSSDICRSISAVYEGTIDLKGIDVYRYLLPPEALESPAVNPDNQCYCTETVVTKNCTMAGLLDISSCRGIPVYISLPHFLYASQDILNGVEGLSPNFDEHSIFMDVEPITGFTLRFAKRLQLNMLYGPSEYITILDKIKYNTVFPILWVNETAVLDDETADMFKKELISQLDLLEGLQIGLLTAGSVIFVLCLIGLIVVSRKTASKNKMIG, from the exons ATGACCTGCTGTGACCAGAAATGCGGACTCATTACAGGGACGGTGCTGGGCGCACTGATCGCCGTGCTGGGGGGCATTCTCATCCCTGTGGGTAACCTTGTCATTAAGAACACGGTGAACAAG GAAGTGGTGTTGGAAGAAGGGACTTTGGCGTTTGACACCTGGACATCAGTGGACATCTCAGTTTACAGGCAGTTCTGGATATTTGATGTGCAAAACCCTTATGATGTTCTCACTCAAGGGGCGAAACCAAAACTTCAACAGAAAGGACCGTACACGTACAA GACGCGTTTCATCCCCAAAACAAACATCACCTTCTATGATAACGACACCGTGTCCTTTGTGCTGCCGGCTGGGGCCATCTTTGATTCTAGCATGTCAGTTGGATCAGAAGAGGATATTATCACATCCCTCAACCTAGCTGTAGCA GGTGTCTACAGTTTTCTCGATCATAAGTTGGCAAATTGGTTCATACAGCGCTCAAATTCTTCACTCTTCCAGAACAGGACTGTTAGGGAAGTGTTGTGGGGCTACAAAGACCCAATGCTCAACAGCATGCTTGGAGTTTTCTATCCA TACAATGGCACCAGCGATGGACCTTACACTGTATTCACAGGCAAAGATGATGTCAATAAGGTTGCCACGATTGACCGCTGGCAGGGTGAAAA ATCTTTGAGTTACTGGAATGACTCTTACTGCAACATGATCAACGGAACAG ATGGTGCATCCTTTGCTCCGTTCTTAGACAAGACAAAACCTCTGTATTTCTTCTCCTCTGACATCTGCAG GTCAATATCTGCTGTGTATGAAGGCACTATAGATCTGAAGGGTATCGATGTGTATCGGTACTTGCTGCCTCCTGAGGCTCTGGAATCTCCAGCGGTCAACCCAGACAACCAGTGTTACTGCACAGAAACTGTGGTCACCAAAAACTGCACTATGGCAGGACTTCTTGACATCTCTTCTTGTAGAG GAATTCCAGTGTACATCTCTCTACCCCACTTCCTCTATGCCAGTCAAGATATCCTGAATGGGGTGGAGGGACTGAGCCCAAACTTTGATGAGCACTCCATATTTATGGACGTGGAACCA ATTACAGGGTTCACTCTGAGATTTGCGAAAAGGCTTCAACTCAACATGTTGTATGGCCCATCAGAATACATCAC aaTTTTGGACAAAATCAAGTACAACACAGTCTTTCCTATTCTGTGGGTGAATGAG ACTGCAGTTCTGGATGATGAAACGGCTGACATGTTCAAGAAAGAGCTGATTTCACAGCTTGATCTATTGGAGGGACTTCAGATTGGACTGCTAACGGCAGGCTCAGTCATATTTGTTCTCTGTTTAATTGGGTTAATTGTGGTGAGCAGGAAAACAGCATCGAAGAATAAGATGATTGGTTAG